One genomic window of Candidatus Methylomirabilota bacterium includes the following:
- a CDS encoding methylmalonyl-CoA mutase family protein — VERLYTPLDLAEWEYRSQLGFPGEYPFTRGVQPTMYRGRLWTMRQYAGFGTAEETNRRFRYLLEQGQTGLSVAFDLPTQIGYDSDAPEAHGEVGKVGVAIDSLEDMERLLDGIPLGRVSTSMTINATAAILLSMYVAVGEKQGVPPEKLNGTVQNDILKEYIARGTYIFPPTPSMRLITDLFAFGAERMPRWHPISISGYHIREAGATAVQELSFTLADAVAYVEAAVKAGLNVDTFASQLSFFFACHNNFFEEVAKFRAARRLWASLMRERFGAENPQSWMLRFHTQTAGVTLTAQQPDNNVIRVALQALAAVLGGTQSLHTNSRDEALGLPTEDSARIALRTQQIIAYESGAADVVDPLGGSYYLERLTDRLEEEARQYLARIDALGGMLRAIEMGYVQKEIQESAYREQGQVERKAKVVVGLNEYVMTEKVKAPVFRVDSRIEEDRRRELENLRRRRDAGVVERTLADLNAAARENVNLLPPILAAVKAYATIGEICHVLRQVFGEHRENITV, encoded by the coding sequence GGTCGAGCGCCTCTACACCCCTCTCGATCTCGCCGAATGGGAGTACCGGTCGCAGCTCGGGTTTCCCGGGGAGTATCCGTTCACCCGGGGTGTCCAGCCCACCATGTATCGCGGCCGCCTCTGGACGATGCGGCAGTACGCCGGCTTCGGGACGGCGGAAGAGACCAATCGCCGGTTTCGGTATCTCTTAGAGCAGGGCCAGACCGGCCTGAGCGTGGCCTTCGACCTGCCGACCCAGATCGGCTACGACTCCGACGCACCCGAGGCCCATGGAGAGGTGGGCAAGGTGGGGGTCGCCATCGATTCGCTCGAGGACATGGAACGCCTCTTGGACGGCATCCCTCTGGGTCGGGTCAGCACCTCCATGACGATCAATGCCACCGCCGCCATCTTGCTCAGCATGTACGTGGCGGTGGGAGAGAAGCAGGGCGTTCCACCCGAGAAGCTGAACGGGACCGTGCAGAACGACATCCTGAAGGAGTACATCGCCCGGGGAACCTATATCTTTCCGCCGACGCCCTCTATGCGCCTCATCACCGATCTGTTCGCTTTTGGCGCGGAACGGATGCCCCGATGGCATCCCATCAGCATCAGCGGCTACCACATCCGGGAAGCGGGCGCCACGGCCGTGCAGGAGCTCAGCTTTACGCTCGCCGACGCGGTGGCCTATGTAGAGGCGGCGGTCAAGGCGGGACTGAATGTGGACACCTTTGCCTCGCAGCTCTCGTTCTTCTTTGCCTGTCACAATAACTTCTTCGAGGAAGTGGCCAAATTCCGGGCCGCGCGACGCCTCTGGGCCTCCCTGATGCGGGAGCGCTTCGGGGCCGAAAATCCTCAATCCTGGATGCTGCGGTTCCACACCCAGACGGCTGGCGTGACCCTGACGGCCCAGCAGCCGGACAACAACGTCATCCGCGTGGCGCTCCAGGCACTCGCGGCGGTCCTGGGGGGAACCCAGTCGCTCCACACCAACTCCCGGGACGAGGCGCTGGGGCTGCCCACGGAAGACTCGGCGCGCATTGCCTTGCGGACCCAGCAAATCATCGCATACGAAAGCGGCGCGGCCGATGTGGTGGATCCGTTAGGCGGCTCGTATTACCTCGAGAGGCTCACCGATCGGCTCGAGGAAGAGGCCCGGCAGTATCTTGCCCGCATCGATGCACTCGGCGGGATGCTCAGGGCGATCGAGATGGGCTACGTCCAGAAAGAGATCCAAGAGTCGGCCTACCGGGAGCAAGGGCAGGTAGAGCGTAAGGCCAAGGTCGTGGTGGGTCTCAATGAATATGTGATGACGGAAAAGGTCAAGGCCCCCGTCTTCCGGGTGGATTCGCGGATCGAAGAAGACCGACGGCGTGAGCTAGAGAACCTGCGGCGGCGGCGGGATGCCGGGGTGGTGGAGCGGACGCTCGCGGACCTTAACGCGGCGGCCCGTGAAAATGTCAATCTCCTTCCCCCCATTCTGGCGGCAGTCAAGGCCTATGCCACCATCGGCGAGATCTGCCACGTGTTGCGACAGGTTTTCGGCGAGCATCGCGAGAACATCACCGTCTAG
- a CDS encoding four helix bundle protein, translating into MGFDFEKLDVYQESLGFADSVYELTAKFPTDETYGLTAQLRRAAVSVAVNIAEGSGRSKKEFAHYLRMARTSIWECVPLLTIAQRQGYLGENGFGMFYRRCESLSKMLSKLINSIRRV; encoded by the coding sequence ATGGGTTTCGATTTCGAAAAGCTCGATGTTTATCAAGAGTCGCTGGGTTTTGCCGATTCGGTTTACGAGCTTACTGCAAAATTTCCGACAGATGAGACCTATGGACTCACAGCGCAACTTCGAAGAGCTGCTGTGTCTGTAGCAGTGAATATTGCGGAAGGAAGTGGGAGATCGAAGAAGGAGTTCGCCCACTATCTCAGAATGGCGCGCACCTCTATTTGGGAGTGTGTTCCGTTGTTGACTATCGCACAGCGGCAGGGTTACTTAGGCGAGAACGGTTTCGGAATGTTTTACAGGCGCTGTGAGAGCCTATCGAAGATGCTTTCGAAGCTCATCAATTCCATTCGGCGGGTTTAG